The segment TTATGGATTTATCCCATCAACTCTAGCTGATGATGGTGATCCAGCTGATGTTTTAGTCTTAAACGAATACCCACTTCAAGCCGGTAGCGTGATACCTTGTCGCTTAATAGGCGTTTTGGTAATGGAAGATGAGAGCGGTATGGATGAAAAGCTCTTAGCAGTCCCAGTAACCAAAATCGACCCTAGATATGATGGTATCAAAAGCATAGATGACCTACCAAAAGCCACGCTTGATAAGATTAAAAATTTCTTTGAAACATATAAAATGCTTGAACCAAACAAATGGGTAAAAGTCAAAGGTTTCGAAGATGCTAAAAAAGCTCAAGATATCTTAGACAAAGCTATCAAAGCTTACAAATAACCTTAATGTGGCAAAATCTTGCCACATTAATTAAATTTGAATTATCAACTAAAGGATTAAAATGATAATCTGCGAAGAGTCTTACCCAGAGATTTTAGACATTATCGCCTCCAAGCTCACAACTGCTGATATAGAGCTTTTATTAGTTGATAGTGATGCTATGCATCAAATAAATTTAAAAGAGCGCAAAATAGATAAAACAACAGATGTTTTAAGCTTTCCGCTCCACTATATCCCACACTTTCCAATCGGCTCAATCGTAATAAATAGAGACTTAGCACTATCTAAAGCTAATGAGCTAGGGCATAGCATTGATGAAGAGATAGCTCTACTTTTTATTCACGGATTACTGCATATTTTAGGATTTGACCACGAAAATGATGATGGCCAGATGAGAAGAAAAGAGATAGAGATTATCACAGAGTTAAATTTACCAAGTAGCCTAATAGTGCGAACTTTGGATGAGTAAATTTAATCTTATAATTCTTAATCTATATATTTTAATTTAATCTTAAATTTCACTATACGCACCTTAAAGAGCTAATCCAAAAGCCTAAAAATGGATATTTTATAATTATAATTAATGGATAAATTTAATTTAATATCAAGTTTAGCTAATGTATAATTACAAATTATCCGTTTAAATTTCAAATTATAAGGGGAGCTTATGAGTAAGCAAATCGAAGGGTTTCTTGGTATAAGCGAGGATCGCAAGAAGAGTAGAATTCCTGCAAAACTCGATCTTATTCAAAGTGGAACTGGGCTATTCCTAGGACTATTTATGTGGGCACATATGATATTTGTATCTACCATATTATTTGGTGAAGATGTCTATAATCAAGTTGTGCATATTTTAGAGCTTAGATTTATGTATGATAGCCCAAATATGAGCTATGTTACTAGCTTTTTGGCAGCCTGTGTGCTTGTAATCTTTTTTGCTCATGCTGCGCTTGGTATGAGAAAAATGCCTATCAATTTTAGACAATGGCAAATTTATCGTGCTCACGCCACTCGTATGAAACACGAAGATACAACACTTTGGTGGATTCAGGCTTGTACTGGGTTTATTATGTTTTTCCTTGGGTCAGCACACCTAATCATCATCATCACAAATTCAGATCAAATCGCCCTACTAGCTGATGGCACACTTGGGTCAGCTGAGCGTGTTTATAGCCATTTTATGTGGTTATTTTATCTAGTATTGCTTTTTGCTGTTGAACTTCACGGAAGTATCGGTCTATACAGACTA is part of the Campylobacter lanienae NCTC 13004 genome and harbors:
- the ppa gene encoding inorganic diphosphatase; this translates as MDISKIKAGNNPDKLNAVIEIPYGSNIKYEIDKDSGAVVVDRVLYSAMFYPANYGFIPSTLADDGDPADVLVLNEYPLQAGSVIPCRLIGVLVMEDESGMDEKLLAVPVTKIDPRYDGIKSIDDLPKATLDKIKNFFETYKMLEPNKWVKVKGFEDAKKAQDILDKAIKAYK
- the ybeY gene encoding rRNA maturation RNase YbeY codes for the protein MIICEESYPEILDIIASKLTTADIELLLVDSDAMHQINLKERKIDKTTDVLSFPLHYIPHFPIGSIVINRDLALSKANELGHSIDEEIALLFIHGLLHILGFDHENDDGQMRRKEIEIITELNLPSSLIVRTLDE